A stretch of the Zonotrichia albicollis isolate bZonAlb1 chromosome 29, bZonAlb1.hap1, whole genome shotgun sequence genome encodes the following:
- the RANBP3 gene encoding ran-binding protein 3 isoform X4 — MADLANEEKPAIAPPVFVFQKDKAQKRSADGSSPEDGDESDREDGSYCPPVKRERTSSLNQFPPSQSVTKNNVFMPSSFCEPSAGNSDSEPEEKSSGFRLKPPILIHGQAPSAGLPSQKPKEQQRSVLRPAVLQAPQPKAFSQMVLSSGTNGVNIPPDSAATSESPSDATLKSSDSEDKTAECQKKESNNTSDDDCSEKVELNAQQAFVFGQNLRDRVKLGDESNETADVQNAGLLTSDIPSATNYFLQYISSSVENSTNSADASSNKFVFGQNMSERVLSPPKSNEGSTESNKENAATESGSESSSQEATPEKANNISESLAESAAAYTKATARKCLLAKVEVITGEEAESNVLQIQCKLFVFDKSSQSWVERGRGLLRLNDMASTDDGTLQSRLVMRTQGSLRLILNTKLWAQMQIDKASEKSIRITAMDTEDQGVKVFLISASSKDTGQLYAALHHRILALRSRVEQEQEVKNVAPEPEVTQSNEEDSDDDDVIAPSGSVGSGPNDEGDGQNVGST, encoded by the exons AGATCTGCAGATGGATCAAGTCCAGAAGATGGAGATG AATCTGATCGAGAGGATGGAAGCTACTGTCCACCTGTAAAACGAGAGAGAACTTCATCTTTGAATCAGTTCCCTCCTTCTCAGTCAG TAACAAAGAACAATGTCTTTATGCCATCAAGCTTTTGTGAACCCTCTGCAGGCAATTCTGACTCAGAACCAG AGGAAAAGAGCAGTGGATTCCGGCTGAAGCCACCAATACTTATCCATGGTCAGGCACCTAGTGCAG GTCTCCCTAGCCAGAAACCAAAGGAACAGCAGCGAAGTGTGCTCCGTCCAGCAGTACTACAGGCACCGCAGCCAAAAGCTTTCTCACAGATGG TTCTCAGCAGTGGCACCAATGGTGTAAATATCCCTCCAGATTCTGCAGCCACATCAGAATCACCAAGTGATGCAACATTGAAAAGTTCAGACTCTGAAGACAAG aCAGCAGAATGTCAGAAAAAGGAATCCAACAATACTTCAGATGATGACTGCTCTGAGAAGGTTGAACTAAATGCACAGCAAGCATTCGTTTTTGGGCAAAATTTACGAGATAGAGTTAAG CTAGGAGATGAAAGCAATGAAACTGCCGATGTGCAGAATGCTGGCCTTCTGACATCAGATATACCTTCTGCAACAAACTATTTTCTACAGTACATCAGTTCCAG tgtagAGAACTCTACGAACAGTGCAGATGCATCTAGCAACAAGTTTGTTTTTGGACAGAACATGAGTGAGCGAGTCCTA AGCCCACCAAAATCAAATGAAGGTAGTACAGAGAGTAATAAGGAGAATGCTGCTACAGAGTCTGGGTCTGAATCGTCTTCTCAGGAGGCCACGCCAGAAAAAG CTAATAATATTTCAGAATCACTGGCAGAGTCTGCAGCAGCCTATACTAAAGCAACAGCAAGGAAGTGTTTATTAGCGAAGGTAGAAGTGATTACTGGGGAGGAAGCTGAAAGTAACGTGTTACAG ATTCAGTGCAAGCTGTTTGTATTTGATAAAAGCTCTCAGTCTTGGGTGGAAAGAGGTCGAGGACTCCTGAGACTCAATGATATGGCCTCAACAGATGATGGAACATTACAGTCTCGGCTGG TGATGAGGACTCAGGGGAGTCTCAGGTTAATCTTAAATACCAAGCTCTGGGCTCAGATGCAGATTGATAAAGCCAGTGAGAAGAGTATCCGGATCACCGCCATGGATACAGAGGACCAAGGAGTTAAAGTTTTTCTTATATCA GCAAGCTCTAAAGATACAGGGCAGTTGTATGCTGCATTGCACCATCGGATCTTGGCCTTGCGCAGTAGAGTGGAACAAGAGCAAGAAGTCAAGAATGTAGCCCCTGAGCCAGAGGTAACGCAGTCAAATGAGGAAGacagtgatgatgatgatgtcaTTGCGCCTTCAGGATCAGTTGGAAGTG GTCCTAATGATGAAGGTGATGGGCAGAACGTTGGCAGCACATAG
- the NDUFA11 gene encoding NADH dehydrogenase [ubiquinone] 1 alpha subcomplex subunit 11, protein MAGYWDGPEGEQCPQRTWLATRVGAAAGLVGAAYRIILLRPGSALAALQTAAADSVTMATLGAVFGLSTCLSAQVREEPEDPLNYFIGGCASGAVLGARAHSYLTGTTACLGFGITAALMKIGNKEGWRLTGPPKL, encoded by the exons ATGGCGGGCTATTGGGACGGGCCCGAGGGCGAGCAGTGCCCGCAGCGCACCTGGCTCGCCACGCGCGTGGGCGCGGCCGCGG GCCTGGTCGGGGCGGCGTATCGCATCATCCTGCTGCGGCCCGGCTCGGCTCTGGCCGCACTGCAGACTGCGGCGGCGGACAGTGTCACGATGG CTACACTGGGAGCTGTGTTTGGCTTAAGTACCTGTCTCAGTGCCCAAGTCCGGGAAGAGCCAGAGGATCCTTTGAACTATTTCATAGGCGGCTGTGCATCAGGAGCTGTCTTGGGAGCGAGAG CTCACAGTTACCTCACTGGCACCACAGCATGCCTGGGGTTTGGAATCACTGCAGCTCTCATGAAGATCGGTAACAAGGAGGGCTGGAGACTGACAGGACCTCCCAAGCTGTGA
- the RANBP3 gene encoding ran-binding protein 3 isoform X1: protein MAWPVGFQTQEKPAIAPPVFVFQKDKAQKSPAEQKALSDSGEDPQGEVEPPYHGLGHTEPAGECDSEHPAPAVASVSATLSPASEAQLAPIQQELAGRSADGSSPEDGDESDREDGSYCPPVKRERTSSLNQFPPSQSVTKNNVFMPSSFCEPSAGNSDSEPEEKSSGFRLKPPILIHGQAPSAGLPSQKPKEQQRSVLRPAVLQAPQPKAFSQMVLSSGTNGVNIPPDSAATSESPSDATLKSSDSEDKTAECQKKESNNTSDDDCSEKVELNAQQAFVFGQNLRDRVKLGDESNETADVQNAGLLTSDIPSATNYFLQYISSSVENSTNSADASSNKFVFGQNMSERVLSPPKSNEGSTESNKENAATESGSESSSQEATPEKANNISESLAESAAAYTKATARKCLLAKVEVITGEEAESNVLQIQCKLFVFDKSSQSWVERGRGLLRLNDMASTDDGTLQSRLVMRTQGSLRLILNTKLWAQMQIDKASEKSIRITAMDTEDQGVKVFLISASSKDTGQLYAALHHRILALRSRVEQEQEVKNVAPEPEVTQSNEEDSDDDDVIAPSGSVGSGPNDEGDGQNVGST from the exons TCCCCTGCAGAGCAAAAAGCTTTGTCGGATTCAGGCGAGGACCCCCAGGGAGAGGTTGAGCCCCCCTACCATGGTCTGGGTCACACAGAACCAGCTGGTGAGTGCGACTCTGagcaccctgctcctgctgtggcCTCAGTCAGTGCTACCCTGAGTCCTGCTTCTGAAGCCCAGCTTGCTCCTATTCAACAAGAACTGGCAGGG AGATCTGCAGATGGATCAAGTCCAGAAGATGGAGATG AATCTGATCGAGAGGATGGAAGCTACTGTCCACCTGTAAAACGAGAGAGAACTTCATCTTTGAATCAGTTCCCTCCTTCTCAGTCAG TAACAAAGAACAATGTCTTTATGCCATCAAGCTTTTGTGAACCCTCTGCAGGCAATTCTGACTCAGAACCAG AGGAAAAGAGCAGTGGATTCCGGCTGAAGCCACCAATACTTATCCATGGTCAGGCACCTAGTGCAG GTCTCCCTAGCCAGAAACCAAAGGAACAGCAGCGAAGTGTGCTCCGTCCAGCAGTACTACAGGCACCGCAGCCAAAAGCTTTCTCACAGATGG TTCTCAGCAGTGGCACCAATGGTGTAAATATCCCTCCAGATTCTGCAGCCACATCAGAATCACCAAGTGATGCAACATTGAAAAGTTCAGACTCTGAAGACAAG aCAGCAGAATGTCAGAAAAAGGAATCCAACAATACTTCAGATGATGACTGCTCTGAGAAGGTTGAACTAAATGCACAGCAAGCATTCGTTTTTGGGCAAAATTTACGAGATAGAGTTAAG CTAGGAGATGAAAGCAATGAAACTGCCGATGTGCAGAATGCTGGCCTTCTGACATCAGATATACCTTCTGCAACAAACTATTTTCTACAGTACATCAGTTCCAG tgtagAGAACTCTACGAACAGTGCAGATGCATCTAGCAACAAGTTTGTTTTTGGACAGAACATGAGTGAGCGAGTCCTA AGCCCACCAAAATCAAATGAAGGTAGTACAGAGAGTAATAAGGAGAATGCTGCTACAGAGTCTGGGTCTGAATCGTCTTCTCAGGAGGCCACGCCAGAAAAAG CTAATAATATTTCAGAATCACTGGCAGAGTCTGCAGCAGCCTATACTAAAGCAACAGCAAGGAAGTGTTTATTAGCGAAGGTAGAAGTGATTACTGGGGAGGAAGCTGAAAGTAACGTGTTACAG ATTCAGTGCAAGCTGTTTGTATTTGATAAAAGCTCTCAGTCTTGGGTGGAAAGAGGTCGAGGACTCCTGAGACTCAATGATATGGCCTCAACAGATGATGGAACATTACAGTCTCGGCTGG TGATGAGGACTCAGGGGAGTCTCAGGTTAATCTTAAATACCAAGCTCTGGGCTCAGATGCAGATTGATAAAGCCAGTGAGAAGAGTATCCGGATCACCGCCATGGATACAGAGGACCAAGGAGTTAAAGTTTTTCTTATATCA GCAAGCTCTAAAGATACAGGGCAGTTGTATGCTGCATTGCACCATCGGATCTTGGCCTTGCGCAGTAGAGTGGAACAAGAGCAAGAAGTCAAGAATGTAGCCCCTGAGCCAGAGGTAACGCAGTCAAATGAGGAAGacagtgatgatgatgatgtcaTTGCGCCTTCAGGATCAGTTGGAAGTG GTCCTAATGATGAAGGTGATGGGCAGAACGTTGGCAGCACATAG
- the RANBP3 gene encoding ran-binding protein 3 isoform X2, with the protein MADLANEEKPAIAPPVFVFQKDKAQKSPAEQKALSDSGEDPQGEVEPPYHGLGHTEPAGECDSEHPAPAVASVSATLSPASEAQLAPIQQELAGRSADGSSPEDGDESDREDGSYCPPVKRERTSSLNQFPPSQSVTKNNVFMPSSFCEPSAGNSDSEPEEKSSGFRLKPPILIHGQAPSAGLPSQKPKEQQRSVLRPAVLQAPQPKAFSQMVLSSGTNGVNIPPDSAATSESPSDATLKSSDSEDKTAECQKKESNNTSDDDCSEKVELNAQQAFVFGQNLRDRVKLGDESNETADVQNAGLLTSDIPSATNYFLQYISSSVENSTNSADASSNKFVFGQNMSERVLSPPKSNEGSTESNKENAATESGSESSSQEATPEKANNISESLAESAAAYTKATARKCLLAKVEVITGEEAESNVLQIQCKLFVFDKSSQSWVERGRGLLRLNDMASTDDGTLQSRLVMRTQGSLRLILNTKLWAQMQIDKASEKSIRITAMDTEDQGVKVFLISASSKDTGQLYAALHHRILALRSRVEQEQEVKNVAPEPEVTQSNEEDSDDDDVIAPSGSVGSGPNDEGDGQNVGST; encoded by the exons TCCCCTGCAGAGCAAAAAGCTTTGTCGGATTCAGGCGAGGACCCCCAGGGAGAGGTTGAGCCCCCCTACCATGGTCTGGGTCACACAGAACCAGCTGGTGAGTGCGACTCTGagcaccctgctcctgctgtggcCTCAGTCAGTGCTACCCTGAGTCCTGCTTCTGAAGCCCAGCTTGCTCCTATTCAACAAGAACTGGCAGGG AGATCTGCAGATGGATCAAGTCCAGAAGATGGAGATG AATCTGATCGAGAGGATGGAAGCTACTGTCCACCTGTAAAACGAGAGAGAACTTCATCTTTGAATCAGTTCCCTCCTTCTCAGTCAG TAACAAAGAACAATGTCTTTATGCCATCAAGCTTTTGTGAACCCTCTGCAGGCAATTCTGACTCAGAACCAG AGGAAAAGAGCAGTGGATTCCGGCTGAAGCCACCAATACTTATCCATGGTCAGGCACCTAGTGCAG GTCTCCCTAGCCAGAAACCAAAGGAACAGCAGCGAAGTGTGCTCCGTCCAGCAGTACTACAGGCACCGCAGCCAAAAGCTTTCTCACAGATGG TTCTCAGCAGTGGCACCAATGGTGTAAATATCCCTCCAGATTCTGCAGCCACATCAGAATCACCAAGTGATGCAACATTGAAAAGTTCAGACTCTGAAGACAAG aCAGCAGAATGTCAGAAAAAGGAATCCAACAATACTTCAGATGATGACTGCTCTGAGAAGGTTGAACTAAATGCACAGCAAGCATTCGTTTTTGGGCAAAATTTACGAGATAGAGTTAAG CTAGGAGATGAAAGCAATGAAACTGCCGATGTGCAGAATGCTGGCCTTCTGACATCAGATATACCTTCTGCAACAAACTATTTTCTACAGTACATCAGTTCCAG tgtagAGAACTCTACGAACAGTGCAGATGCATCTAGCAACAAGTTTGTTTTTGGACAGAACATGAGTGAGCGAGTCCTA AGCCCACCAAAATCAAATGAAGGTAGTACAGAGAGTAATAAGGAGAATGCTGCTACAGAGTCTGGGTCTGAATCGTCTTCTCAGGAGGCCACGCCAGAAAAAG CTAATAATATTTCAGAATCACTGGCAGAGTCTGCAGCAGCCTATACTAAAGCAACAGCAAGGAAGTGTTTATTAGCGAAGGTAGAAGTGATTACTGGGGAGGAAGCTGAAAGTAACGTGTTACAG ATTCAGTGCAAGCTGTTTGTATTTGATAAAAGCTCTCAGTCTTGGGTGGAAAGAGGTCGAGGACTCCTGAGACTCAATGATATGGCCTCAACAGATGATGGAACATTACAGTCTCGGCTGG TGATGAGGACTCAGGGGAGTCTCAGGTTAATCTTAAATACCAAGCTCTGGGCTCAGATGCAGATTGATAAAGCCAGTGAGAAGAGTATCCGGATCACCGCCATGGATACAGAGGACCAAGGAGTTAAAGTTTTTCTTATATCA GCAAGCTCTAAAGATACAGGGCAGTTGTATGCTGCATTGCACCATCGGATCTTGGCCTTGCGCAGTAGAGTGGAACAAGAGCAAGAAGTCAAGAATGTAGCCCCTGAGCCAGAGGTAACGCAGTCAAATGAGGAAGacagtgatgatgatgatgtcaTTGCGCCTTCAGGATCAGTTGGAAGTG GTCCTAATGATGAAGGTGATGGGCAGAACGTTGGCAGCACATAG
- the RANBP3 gene encoding ran-binding protein 3 isoform X3: MAWPVGFQTQEKPAIAPPVFVFQKDKAQKRSADGSSPEDGDESDREDGSYCPPVKRERTSSLNQFPPSQSVTKNNVFMPSSFCEPSAGNSDSEPEEKSSGFRLKPPILIHGQAPSAGLPSQKPKEQQRSVLRPAVLQAPQPKAFSQMVLSSGTNGVNIPPDSAATSESPSDATLKSSDSEDKTAECQKKESNNTSDDDCSEKVELNAQQAFVFGQNLRDRVKLGDESNETADVQNAGLLTSDIPSATNYFLQYISSSVENSTNSADASSNKFVFGQNMSERVLSPPKSNEGSTESNKENAATESGSESSSQEATPEKANNISESLAESAAAYTKATARKCLLAKVEVITGEEAESNVLQIQCKLFVFDKSSQSWVERGRGLLRLNDMASTDDGTLQSRLVMRTQGSLRLILNTKLWAQMQIDKASEKSIRITAMDTEDQGVKVFLISASSKDTGQLYAALHHRILALRSRVEQEQEVKNVAPEPEVTQSNEEDSDDDDVIAPSGSVGSGPNDEGDGQNVGST, from the exons AGATCTGCAGATGGATCAAGTCCAGAAGATGGAGATG AATCTGATCGAGAGGATGGAAGCTACTGTCCACCTGTAAAACGAGAGAGAACTTCATCTTTGAATCAGTTCCCTCCTTCTCAGTCAG TAACAAAGAACAATGTCTTTATGCCATCAAGCTTTTGTGAACCCTCTGCAGGCAATTCTGACTCAGAACCAG AGGAAAAGAGCAGTGGATTCCGGCTGAAGCCACCAATACTTATCCATGGTCAGGCACCTAGTGCAG GTCTCCCTAGCCAGAAACCAAAGGAACAGCAGCGAAGTGTGCTCCGTCCAGCAGTACTACAGGCACCGCAGCCAAAAGCTTTCTCACAGATGG TTCTCAGCAGTGGCACCAATGGTGTAAATATCCCTCCAGATTCTGCAGCCACATCAGAATCACCAAGTGATGCAACATTGAAAAGTTCAGACTCTGAAGACAAG aCAGCAGAATGTCAGAAAAAGGAATCCAACAATACTTCAGATGATGACTGCTCTGAGAAGGTTGAACTAAATGCACAGCAAGCATTCGTTTTTGGGCAAAATTTACGAGATAGAGTTAAG CTAGGAGATGAAAGCAATGAAACTGCCGATGTGCAGAATGCTGGCCTTCTGACATCAGATATACCTTCTGCAACAAACTATTTTCTACAGTACATCAGTTCCAG tgtagAGAACTCTACGAACAGTGCAGATGCATCTAGCAACAAGTTTGTTTTTGGACAGAACATGAGTGAGCGAGTCCTA AGCCCACCAAAATCAAATGAAGGTAGTACAGAGAGTAATAAGGAGAATGCTGCTACAGAGTCTGGGTCTGAATCGTCTTCTCAGGAGGCCACGCCAGAAAAAG CTAATAATATTTCAGAATCACTGGCAGAGTCTGCAGCAGCCTATACTAAAGCAACAGCAAGGAAGTGTTTATTAGCGAAGGTAGAAGTGATTACTGGGGAGGAAGCTGAAAGTAACGTGTTACAG ATTCAGTGCAAGCTGTTTGTATTTGATAAAAGCTCTCAGTCTTGGGTGGAAAGAGGTCGAGGACTCCTGAGACTCAATGATATGGCCTCAACAGATGATGGAACATTACAGTCTCGGCTGG TGATGAGGACTCAGGGGAGTCTCAGGTTAATCTTAAATACCAAGCTCTGGGCTCAGATGCAGATTGATAAAGCCAGTGAGAAGAGTATCCGGATCACCGCCATGGATACAGAGGACCAAGGAGTTAAAGTTTTTCTTATATCA GCAAGCTCTAAAGATACAGGGCAGTTGTATGCTGCATTGCACCATCGGATCTTGGCCTTGCGCAGTAGAGTGGAACAAGAGCAAGAAGTCAAGAATGTAGCCCCTGAGCCAGAGGTAACGCAGTCAAATGAGGAAGacagtgatgatgatgatgtcaTTGCGCCTTCAGGATCAGTTGGAAGTG GTCCTAATGATGAAGGTGATGGGCAGAACGTTGGCAGCACATAG